The Dreissena polymorpha isolate Duluth1 chromosome 10, UMN_Dpol_1.0, whole genome shotgun sequence genome includes a region encoding these proteins:
- the LOC127849091 gene encoding 85/88 kDa calcium-independent phospholipase A2-like — protein sequence MAAGDRILSLDGGGIRGLIMLEILDAIEKEAGTPTKDLFDWIGGTSTGGIIALGISTGKPISEIRQMYYQLKDQVFNGSKPYASAPIETLLKQTFGENKVMTDITHPKVLITGVLGDHSPWKLHLFRSYMKEYKPEQGFLPIKPANTQLIWEAARSTSAAPTYFHPYKQYYDGGLLSNNPTLDILTEIQGCKTGPTPTQKAAPGRSLNVVLSLGCGHSNYAPIDPVPDPQGLSRDFKKDIQVILDDEMFYQEVIHRITLSNGPMTDRARAWCEMIEVPFFRLNPLLSEDVPMNCVDEQTINRMVKETKAYIGQNIADIKTVAKLLTKK from the exons ATGGCTGCAGGAGACAGG ATATTGAGCCTTGACGGTGGAGGTATTCGAGGACTCATTATGCTCGAGATCTTGGATGCGATCGAGAAGGAAGCAGGCACGCCAACCAAAGACTTGTTTGACTGGATTGGCGGTACAAGCACTGGAGGAATTATTGCGCTGGGTATTTCCACGG GCAAACCCATCTCTGAAATTAGACAAATGTACTACCAATTGAAGGACCAAGTATTCAACGGCTCAAAACCGTACGCATCTGCACCAATAGAAACACTGTTAAAACAGACTTTTGGGGAAAACAAAGTTATGACGGACATAACACATCCAAA GGTCCTGATTACAGGAGTTTTAGGAGACCACAGTCCGTGGAAACTTCACCTGTTTCGTTCTTACATGAAAGAATACAAGCCAGAACAAGGATTTTTGCCTATCAAACCAGCCAATA CGCAGCTCATCTGGGAGGCAGCTCGCAGCACGTCTGCCGCCCCCACATACTTTCATCCGTACAAACAGTACTATGACGGAGGCCTGTTGTCCAACAACCCTACTCTTGACATTCTAACAGAAATTCAGGGATGTAAAACTGGACCAACGCCAACA CAGAAGGCTGCACCAGGCAGATCTCTGAACGTGGTTCTTTCACTTGGTTGCGGGCATTCGAATTATGCACCTATAGATCCCGTTCCAGACCCACAAGGGCTAAGTCGAGATTTCAAAAAAGACATACAAGTGATTCTTGATGATGAAATGTTTTATCAAGAAGTCATACACCGG ATTACACTGTCGAACGGGCCAATGACGGATCGTGCCAGAGCTTGGTGCGAGATGATTGAGGTACCGTTCTTCCGCTTGAACCCGCTCCTGTCAGAGGATGTTCCCATGAACTGTGTCGATGAACAAACGATCAACAGGATGGTTAAGGAAACGAAAGCCTATATCGGGCAGAACATTGCTGACATAAAGACGGTCGCGAAGCTTTTGACGAAGAAGTAG